A stretch of the Gimesia sp. genome encodes the following:
- a CDS encoding HAD-IIA family hydrolase — MLPGYLIDMDGVVYRGTELIPGATDFINELKKRDLPFIFLTNNSQRTRRDVVTKLGRMGITVGEEHIFTCAMATARFLAQSKPHGTAFVIGEGGLLHALHRNGYSIVDHDPDYVVVGEGRMVNFEMIEAAVRMIENGAKLIATNMDPNCPTQNGLRPGCGAIVAMLEAATKKKAFSVGKPSPVMMRSARQELGISSAQTTMIGDTMETDILGGVEMGYRSVLVLSGGTALSDLSQYAYQPDLVVDSIADLNKEEFFQLENHRIPERERLLA, encoded by the coding sequence ATGTTACCAGGATATTTGATTGACATGGATGGTGTAGTTTACAGAGGGACCGAGCTGATCCCCGGTGCCACCGATTTTATCAATGAACTCAAGAAGCGCGATCTGCCGTTCATTTTCCTGACCAATAACAGCCAGCGGACCCGCCGCGACGTCGTTACCAAACTCGGCCGGATGGGAATTACCGTCGGCGAAGAGCATATCTTTACCTGTGCCATGGCCACCGCACGGTTCCTGGCGCAAAGTAAACCCCACGGAACCGCCTTCGTCATCGGCGAAGGTGGCCTGTTACATGCATTGCATCGCAACGGGTACTCGATCGTCGATCACGATCCCGACTATGTCGTCGTGGGCGAAGGTCGCATGGTCAACTTTGAAATGATTGAAGCCGCCGTCCGCATGATCGAAAACGGTGCCAAGCTGATCGCCACCAATATGGATCCCAACTGCCCGACCCAGAATGGCCTGCGTCCCGGTTGCGGGGCAATCGTCGCCATGCTGGAAGCAGCCACCAAGAAGAAGGCCTTCAGCGTGGGTAAGCCCAGCCCCGTCATGATGCGGAGTGCCCGTCAGGAACTGGGGATCTCCTCCGCTCAGACAACCATGATCGGTGACACAATGGAGACCGACATTCTGGGGGGCGTCGAAATGGGCTATCGTTCCGTGCTGGTCCTTTCTGGCGGAACAGCCCTCTCGGACCTGAGCCAGTATGCGTATCAGCCCGATCTGGTAGTCGACAGCATCGCCGATTTGAACAAAGAGGAATTCTTCCAACTGGAGAATCACCGGATTCCCGAGCGGGAACGCCTGCTGGCCTGA
- a CDS encoding Hsp20/alpha crystallin family protein: MLSTRNHKLGFPFSANLRSDLDDAFTQFFGKSFNGFEGAYSPLSVWEEDSKFHVALDVPGMTKEDLSLDIQDGNLVLTGERKSAENREHLHNERSFGKFKRLVRLPEWVDPASVSATLDAGVLTVVMDKKAEMQPRRIEIQDISKSE, encoded by the coding sequence ATGTTAAGCACACGCAATCACAAACTCGGATTTCCTTTTTCTGCTAACCTGCGTTCCGATCTGGATGATGCCTTCACCCAGTTCTTCGGCAAGTCATTTAACGGCTTCGAAGGCGCTTATTCGCCGCTTTCCGTCTGGGAAGAAGACAGCAAATTCCATGTCGCCCTGGATGTTCCCGGTATGACTAAAGAAGATCTGTCTCTGGATATTCAGGATGGAAACCTGGTTCTTACCGGCGAACGCAAGTCGGCCGAAAACCGGGAGCATCTCCACAACGAACGGAGCTTCGGCAAATTCAAACGGCTGGTTCGCCTGCCGGAATGGGTTGATCCGGCCTCTGTTTCCGCGACCCTCGATGCAGGTGTCCTGACTGTGGTCATGGATAAGAAAGCCGAGATGCAGCCCCGCCGGATTGAGATTCAGGATATTTCCAAATCTGAATAA
- the glnA gene encoding type I glutamate--ammonia ligase — protein sequence MTPKDFFAFAEKNGAKMVDLKFTDIFGTWQHCSYPLSTWDEGTFEDGVGFDGSSIRGWQTIDSSDMLAVPDPATVKMDPFFKQPTVSVLADIVDPITKEDYNKDPRGVAKKGLAYLQQTGLADACFIGPEPEFFVFDDVRYLSNQRGAMYEIDSSEAAWNTGRSEEGNLGHKVGYKGGYFPVAPTDTYGDLRAEMVEELQKVGIVVEAHHHEVATAGQCEIDMEFSPLLQMADQFMWYKYIIKNVAKRNGKTVTFMPKPVFDDNGSGMHTHISLWKDGNTLMYGDGYAGLSEFAIHAIGGIIKHGRALIALSNPTANSFHRLVPGFEAPVTLAMSQRNRSASCRIPMYSGSPKAKRVEFRCPDPTANGYLSFTALMMAMIDGVQNKIDPGEPLDRDIYDMTPEELAETNVAPKNLDEALIALEEDHEFLTAGDVFSEDLINSFIKYKRTEELDPIRLRPHPYEFDLYYNA from the coding sequence ATGACTCCCAAGGACTTTTTTGCCTTCGCAGAAAAAAATGGCGCCAAGATGGTAGACTTAAAGTTTACCGACATCTTTGGTACCTGGCAGCATTGCTCGTACCCCCTCAGCACCTGGGACGAAGGTACTTTTGAAGATGGCGTCGGTTTCGACGGCTCTTCAATCCGTGGCTGGCAGACAATCGACAGCTCAGACATGCTGGCTGTTCCCGATCCTGCTACCGTGAAAATGGATCCCTTCTTCAAGCAGCCGACCGTCAGCGTTCTGGCTGACATCGTCGATCCGATTACCAAAGAAGATTACAACAAAGACCCCCGTGGCGTTGCCAAAAAAGGTCTGGCTTACCTGCAGCAGACCGGCCTGGCCGATGCCTGCTTCATCGGTCCCGAGCCCGAATTCTTCGTCTTCGACGACGTACGTTACCTCTCTAACCAGCGGGGAGCCATGTACGAAATCGACTCTTCTGAAGCTGCCTGGAACACAGGTCGTTCTGAAGAAGGCAACCTGGGTCACAAAGTGGGTTATAAAGGCGGTTACTTCCCCGTAGCTCCCACAGATACCTACGGCGACCTGCGTGCCGAAATGGTTGAAGAACTGCAGAAGGTCGGCATCGTTGTCGAAGCCCACCACCACGAAGTGGCAACCGCCGGTCAGTGTGAAATCGACATGGAATTCTCACCGCTGCTGCAGATGGCTGACCAGTTCATGTGGTACAAGTACATCATCAAGAACGTCGCCAAGCGGAACGGAAAAACCGTGACCTTCATGCCGAAACCGGTCTTCGACGATAACGGTTCTGGGATGCACACTCACATTTCACTCTGGAAAGATGGCAACACCCTCATGTACGGTGATGGCTATGCCGGACTGAGTGAATTCGCGATTCACGCTATCGGCGGGATCATCAAGCACGGCCGTGCTCTGATCGCGCTCTCCAACCCGACTGCCAACAGCTTCCACCGTCTGGTGCCTGGCTTCGAGGCACCCGTGACTCTGGCCATGAGCCAGCGGAACCGTTCTGCTTCCTGCCGTATCCCGATGTACTCCGGCAGCCCGAAGGCAAAGCGTGTTGAGTTCCGTTGCCCCGATCCGACCGCCAACGGTTACCTGAGCTTCACCGCTCTGATGATGGCGATGATCGACGGCGTGCAGAACAAGATCGATCCGGGTGAACCCCTCGATCGTGACATCTACGACATGACTCCGGAAGAGCTGGCTGAAACCAACGTCGCTCCCAAGAACCTGGACGAAGCTCTGATCGCTCTCGAAGAAGATCACGAGTTCCTGACAGCTGGCGACGTCTTCAGTGAAGACCTGATCAACTCCTTCATCAAGTACAAGCGGACTGAAGAGTTGGATCCGATTCGTTTACGCCCTCATCCTTATGAGTTCGATCTCTACTACAACGCGTAA
- a CDS encoding pyridoxine 5'-phosphate synthase: MPALGVNIDHVATVRQARLTFEPDPVWAAVLAELGGADGITLHLREDRRHIQDHDLYTMKKTVQVKLNLEMAAEEEMTVIALEVRPDQVSLVPEKREELTTEGGLDVVANLERVEQCVHQLQQAGIEVSLFIDPDVEQIAAAKQVGVHAVELHTGRYADATSADEQQKEYDVIVKASEFTVAQGLKLHMGHGLTYRNVSKIAAIPDVCELNIGHSIVSRAVLVGMEQAVREMKALVTV, translated from the coding sequence ATGCCCGCTTTAGGTGTAAACATTGACCACGTCGCCACCGTCCGTCAGGCTCGTTTAACCTTTGAACCGGATCCCGTCTGGGCGGCCGTGCTGGCGGAACTGGGAGGCGCGGATGGCATTACACTGCACCTGCGTGAGGATCGGCGGCACATTCAGGATCACGATCTCTATACCATGAAAAAGACAGTTCAGGTGAAACTGAACCTCGAGATGGCGGCGGAAGAAGAAATGACGGTGATCGCCCTGGAAGTCCGCCCCGATCAGGTTTCCCTGGTCCCCGAAAAGCGGGAAGAGCTGACGACCGAAGGGGGCTTGGATGTGGTCGCCAATCTGGAGCGGGTTGAGCAATGTGTACACCAGCTGCAACAGGCGGGGATCGAAGTCAGCCTGTTCATCGACCCCGATGTCGAACAGATCGCCGCTGCAAAACAGGTGGGAGTACACGCTGTCGAATTGCACACCGGCCGCTACGCCGATGCGACCTCGGCCGACGAACAGCAGAAAGAATATGACGTCATTGTGAAAGCCTCCGAGTTTACCGTCGCGCAGGGACTGAAGCTGCACATGGGGCACGGATTGACGTATCGCAATGTCTCAAAGATCGCCGCCATTCCCGATGTCTGTGAGCTGAATATCGGTCACAGTATCGTCTCGCGGGCGGTGCTGGTCGGCATGGAACAGGCGGTTCGCGAGATGAAAGCACTGGTGACCGTTTAG
- a CDS encoding putative Ig domain-containing protein, with amino-acid sequence MLAADDLTALSDDFEDAATQSNWQRLYQTEGWAGDQLQTWDVNGTQSGRMVMIPHTTVWYQDYRGPMVYKEITGDFVITTEVHITDRDDVGDSDLDDVPNGSQYSLGGLMIRTPRDITDPAVDWSPGSHQNDGTNNGENYIFLSLGWGNAGSQFQMETKTTRNSNSSLVLQSMGNNAVIQLQIARIGDSAYTLYQIPGQDWVLNSRYHRPDLPETLQVGMVTYTDWTKANDYDPFYQNNNTLQPGGYDPTPAEAFQPDLVAGYEFVQFDRPEIPVALQGLDLRTQASDLEMLSFLGGNVNGPDLPTVTLEASVLSVEELSSSQLEFVFQRSEAQIDQPLTVAYQISGSATPGLDFQSLSGEITFAADVATATLVIDVLEDALDEPDESLAIQLLAGNDYLLGETTFASGTIVDNDYTNVAPVASPITNQSLTEGDGFNLDVSPFFTDANLSDGDQITLTAALSNGDPLPGWLTFNALTSVFTGVPAFADIGSIEIEITAADLAGLTDSVLFQLTVAPLPRTQLQLRVVESATLVAANGESLVLPAHTEDLHEWESFQVEVWGQVSNLTDIGIVSFTFDLTYATAYTTASVVEFGPAFTQNQSALINDASGLVQGVSASTLAIDVGDHQSVLLARIHFTPTVADHVDLDFGSQSIGPFDSGLALENVSLELVDQAPHQLENSDIPATQFWAVPYDVNDDGAINFQDLVLFATAYQHDVADSPLPYTWAVDFNQSGRVDFHDLLVLAANYGRRKLEDPELYFPASYPHAWTVAPLVSSFNTVETQPAVPQHSFSTEVTLDATGSQGEEPFDSKVESQEQPPLPVQTVEEPTPSALPTMTAPLQWEAATAQSLSAFTAADIDPSFIHDRGLTPILDQQNREFEMRGAGAWQSVPGFPAPLRETEVQQGAGELQEIDVYFSSPFADDLLSWG; translated from the coding sequence ATGCTGGCAGCCGATGATCTGACGGCACTGAGTGACGATTTTGAGGACGCAGCCACTCAATCGAACTGGCAGCGGTTATATCAGACGGAAGGCTGGGCCGGCGATCAGCTGCAAACCTGGGATGTGAACGGAACACAGTCGGGCCGGATGGTTATGATCCCGCACACCACCGTCTGGTACCAGGATTATCGCGGCCCCATGGTTTACAAGGAAATCACTGGCGATTTTGTGATCACGACGGAAGTGCATATTACCGACCGCGACGATGTGGGCGACAGCGACCTGGATGATGTTCCCAACGGATCGCAGTATTCACTCGGCGGCCTGATGATCCGCACACCACGCGACATTACTGATCCGGCAGTCGACTGGAGCCCGGGTTCGCATCAGAACGACGGGACCAATAACGGTGAAAACTATATCTTTCTTTCCCTGGGTTGGGGGAATGCCGGCAGTCAGTTCCAGATGGAGACCAAGACCACCCGCAACAGCAATTCATCACTCGTGCTGCAGAGCATGGGCAACAACGCGGTGATCCAGCTACAGATTGCCCGCATTGGCGACTCCGCTTACACGCTGTACCAGATTCCCGGCCAGGACTGGGTGTTAAACAGTCGCTATCATCGCCCCGATCTGCCTGAAACGCTGCAGGTGGGTATGGTGACTTACACCGACTGGACGAAGGCCAACGACTATGACCCGTTCTATCAGAATAACAACACTCTGCAGCCGGGCGGCTACGATCCGACACCTGCCGAAGCGTTTCAACCCGACCTGGTTGCCGGTTATGAATTCGTGCAGTTCGATCGCCCTGAGATCCCCGTCGCCTTACAGGGACTCGACCTGCGAACCCAGGCCAGCGATCTGGAAATGCTGTCGTTCCTGGGAGGCAATGTGAATGGGCCGGATCTGCCGACCGTGACGCTGGAAGCATCTGTATTGAGCGTTGAGGAACTCAGCAGCAGCCAGCTGGAATTCGTGTTCCAGCGGAGTGAAGCGCAGATCGATCAGCCATTGACGGTGGCATATCAGATCTCAGGCAGTGCCACACCGGGGCTGGACTTTCAAAGTCTGAGTGGGGAAATCACATTTGCTGCCGATGTAGCAACGGCTACGCTGGTGATTGACGTACTCGAGGATGCACTCGATGAACCGGATGAAAGCCTGGCCATCCAGTTGCTGGCTGGCAACGACTATCTGCTGGGAGAGACGACGTTTGCCAGTGGCACGATTGTGGATAACGATTACACGAATGTCGCGCCCGTGGCCAGTCCGATAACCAATCAGAGTCTGACGGAAGGGGACGGATTCAACCTGGATGTCAGTCCTTTTTTTACGGATGCCAACCTGTCGGACGGCGATCAAATTACGCTCACGGCAGCATTGTCAAACGGTGATCCGTTGCCGGGATGGTTGACCTTCAACGCGCTGACAAGTGTCTTCACGGGCGTCCCCGCGTTCGCTGATATTGGCAGTATCGAAATTGAAATCACCGCTGCCGATCTGGCGGGCCTCACCGACAGCGTACTCTTCCAGTTGACGGTCGCGCCGCTGCCGCGGACTCAGTTGCAGTTGCGTGTGGTGGAGTCAGCGACGTTGGTCGCCGCCAATGGTGAAAGCCTGGTACTGCCTGCACACACGGAAGACCTGCATGAATGGGAATCGTTTCAGGTTGAAGTCTGGGGACAGGTCAGTAACCTGACTGACATCGGCATAGTGTCGTTCACTTTTGATCTGACCTATGCGACGGCGTACACGACTGCGTCGGTCGTGGAATTCGGACCCGCGTTTACGCAGAATCAGTCGGCCCTGATCAATGATGCCAGCGGCCTGGTTCAGGGTGTCAGTGCCAGCACGCTGGCAATCGATGTGGGCGATCATCAGAGTGTGCTGCTCGCCCGGATTCATTTTACACCGACTGTCGCCGACCACGTTGACCTGGATTTTGGGTCGCAGTCCATTGGTCCTTTTGACTCAGGTCTGGCACTGGAAAATGTGTCTCTCGAACTGGTCGACCAGGCGCCGCATCAGCTGGAAAACAGTGACATACCCGCGACGCAGTTCTGGGCGGTGCCTTATGACGTTAACGATGACGGGGCTATCAATTTCCAGGATCTGGTTCTGTTCGCGACTGCCTACCAGCATGATGTCGCCGATTCGCCGCTGCCTTACACGTGGGCGGTGGACTTCAACCAGTCTGGCAGAGTCGATTTCCACGACCTGCTGGTCCTGGCGGCTAATTATGGTCGTCGAAAGCTGGAAGATCCGGAACTGTATTTTCCTGCCAGCTATCCTCACGCCTGGACTGTGGCTCCGCTGGTCAGTTCCTTCAACACGGTTGAGACGCAACCAGCAGTTCCACAACATTCATTTTCTACAGAAGTCACACTGGATGCTACCGGATCGCAGGGAGAAGAACCATTCGACTCAAAAGTTGAATCCCAGGAACAGCCCCCCCTTCCCGTTCAGACGGTTGAGGAACCAACGCCGTCTGCACTGCCGACAATGACTGCCCCGCTGCAGTGGGAGGCTGCTACTGCTCAGAGTCTTTCAGCGTTCACTGCTGCAGACATTGATCCGTCATTCATACATGACCGCGGACTCACTCCAATTCTGGATCAGCAAAACAGGGAATTCGAAATGAGGGGAGCGGGTGCCTGGCAGTCCGTCCCTGGTTTCCCTGCGCCGTTGAGGGAAACAGAAGTGCAACAAGGTGCAGGGGAACTGCAGGAGATCGACGTGTATTTCAGTTCGCCTTTCGCTGATGATCTTCTGTCATGGGGATGA
- a CDS encoding lysophospholipid acyltransferase family protein produces the protein MSAEAAGVLTLVIYLLILLAVVVYQAVKLPDGWRAWILFSITRVYAPGLWKIKRNQRCPFPGDSAGIIIANHRSPADPIILWYNSHLGNPQKKMRCISFLMAREYYERPGLVGWISRAMHSIPVERNGKDVAPVREALRKLKQGDLIGVFPEGGIQEGRSIKHANSGIAFLALRSQAPVYPVYINNSPGGKNMVEPFYSPAETSITYGEPIDLSAYYDLKHTKEILEEVTTLMMWKLAELGDTEYLGAPRPDEQAGLIPMTEDHQRKAN, from the coding sequence ATGAGCGCTGAAGCAGCCGGTGTTCTGACACTGGTCATTTATCTGTTGATTCTCCTGGCAGTGGTCGTCTACCAGGCGGTAAAACTGCCCGACGGCTGGCGTGCCTGGATTCTGTTCTCGATTACCCGCGTGTATGCGCCCGGGCTCTGGAAGATTAAACGCAATCAGCGCTGCCCCTTTCCCGGCGATTCCGCAGGCATCATCATTGCCAATCATCGCAGCCCCGCTGATCCGATCATTCTCTGGTACAATTCGCACCTGGGGAATCCACAGAAAAAAATGCGCTGCATCAGTTTCCTGATGGCGAGGGAGTACTACGAGCGACCAGGTCTGGTCGGCTGGATCTCGCGTGCCATGCATTCGATTCCTGTAGAACGCAATGGGAAGGATGTGGCTCCCGTTCGGGAGGCCTTGCGCAAACTCAAACAGGGTGATCTGATTGGAGTCTTTCCCGAAGGAGGCATTCAGGAAGGGCGGTCGATTAAACATGCGAATTCCGGCATCGCTTTCCTGGCGCTCCGTTCCCAGGCGCCCGTCTACCCGGTGTATATCAACAATTCACCCGGCGGTAAAAACATGGTGGAACCCTTTTATTCTCCCGCAGAGACGTCAATCACTTACGGCGAACCAATCGATCTGTCCGCGTACTACGACCTCAAGCATACGAAGGAGATCCTCGAAGAAGTGACCACGCTCATGATGTGGAAACTGGCAGAACTCGGAGACACCGAATATCTCGGTGCCCCGCGTCCCGACGAGCAGGCAGGGCTCATCCCCATGACAGAAGATCATCAGCGAAAGGCGAACTGA
- a CDS encoding serine hydrolase domain-containing protein yields MSRIHPARWQTVEQLVDQYCESGQVPAIALQVITGETTCHYRQGRQSVKDDNGTLRDDAIFLVASITKPIVVLGVLKLLEQGELLLNDRVKQYIPEFGCAGKHGITIRHLMTHTSGLPDMLPNNRELRAAQAPLSEFVRQICELTPDEPPGRIVQYQSTGIAILGELIQRITGKSAPQYLRDELFQPLEMHDTSLGVPPEWSEGGATRLERLVEIHVPPELNVEPHWDWNSPYWRGFGAPWGGLFTTPTDLGKLVGMLQQQGLVLDQRLFSAQTIRQATRDQLPEIPGLSETARQGKGWGLGWQIVTRVKSDYYGDLLSDQAYGHGGATGTVLWIDPQLDAAAIILTTEPQEPHGRYLARLSNAIVAAIEV; encoded by the coding sequence ATGTCCCGCATTCATCCCGCACGTTGGCAGACCGTCGAACAACTCGTCGACCAGTATTGTGAATCCGGTCAGGTTCCCGCGATCGCCTTACAGGTCATCACCGGTGAAACCACGTGCCACTATCGCCAGGGGCGTCAGTCTGTCAAAGATGACAACGGCACCCTGCGTGACGATGCGATCTTCCTGGTGGCCTCCATCACCAAACCCATCGTCGTGCTCGGCGTGCTCAAACTGCTCGAACAGGGGGAACTGCTGCTCAACGACCGCGTGAAACAATACATCCCGGAATTCGGTTGTGCCGGCAAACACGGAATTACGATCCGACATCTGATGACACACACTTCAGGTCTGCCCGACATGTTGCCCAATAACCGGGAACTGAGGGCAGCCCAGGCCCCGCTGTCCGAATTCGTCAGACAGATCTGTGAACTGACGCCCGATGAACCACCCGGCCGGATCGTGCAGTATCAAAGCACCGGCATCGCGATTCTCGGCGAACTGATCCAGCGCATCACAGGCAAGTCGGCTCCCCAGTATCTGCGGGACGAACTCTTCCAGCCGCTGGAGATGCATGACACATCCCTGGGCGTTCCACCGGAATGGTCTGAAGGAGGCGCGACTCGCCTGGAGCGCCTCGTCGAAATCCATGTGCCGCCGGAATTGAATGTGGAACCTCACTGGGACTGGAACAGTCCCTACTGGCGCGGCTTTGGTGCTCCCTGGGGCGGACTCTTCACTACCCCCACAGACCTGGGAAAGCTGGTCGGCATGCTCCAGCAGCAAGGACTGGTTCTGGATCAGCGTCTCTTCTCCGCGCAGACGATCCGCCAGGCAACCCGTGACCAGCTGCCTGAAATCCCCGGCCTCTCGGAAACCGCCCGCCAGGGGAAAGGCTGGGGACTGGGCTGGCAGATCGTCACCCGGGTCAAAAGCGATTACTACGGCGATCTCCTCTCTGACCAGGCATATGGACACGGCGGCGCAACGGGAACAGTCCTCTGGATCGATCCTCAACTCGATGCCGCCGCCATCATCCTGACGACCGAACCCCAGGAACCACACGGCCGGTACCTGGCCCGCTTGAGCAACGCCATCGTAGCCGCCATCGAAGTGTAG